The proteins below come from a single Zea mays cultivar B73 chromosome 8, Zm-B73-REFERENCE-NAM-5.0, whole genome shotgun sequence genomic window:
- the LOC100277462 gene encoding zinc finger protein, whose product MEKMNVVASRKQPGDWSCRSCQYVNFCKRDACQRCGEGKLGVERTDYAALGGDWDVKPGDWYCYRCGVNNYASRASCFKCAAAKNESTAAVAQGWGYTVAGQAGMMPGDWICPRLGCNVQNYANRTECFRCSMPKSYYG is encoded by the exons ATGGAGAAGATGAACGTGGTTGCGAGCAGGAAGCAGCCCGGCGACTGGAGCTGCCGGTCGTGCCAGTACGTGAACTTCTGCAAGCGCGACGCGTGCCAGCGCTGCGGCGAGGGCAAGCTGGGCGTGGAGCGCACGGACTACGCGGCGCTGGGCGGCGACTGGGACGTGAAGCCCGGCGACTGGTACTGCTACCGCTGCGGCGTGAACAACTACGCCTCCCGCGCCAGCTGCTTCAAGTGCGCCGCCGCCAAGAACGAGTCCACGGCCGCCGTCGCGCAGGGCTGGGGGTACACCGTCGCCGGCCAGGCCGGAATGATGCCCGGGGACTGGATCTGCCCAAG ACTGGGTTGCAACGTGCAGAACTACGCCAACCGAACCGAGTGCTTCCGGTGCAGTATGCCCAAATCATACTACG GTTGA